A genome region from Acidimicrobiales bacterium includes the following:
- a CDS encoding anti-sigma factor antagonist (This anti-anti-sigma factor, or anti-sigma factor antagonist, belongs to a family that includes characterized members SpoIIAA, RsbV, RsfA, and RsfB.), with amino-acid sequence MPTPFDLKTAMYDGLAVMAVVGQLDCATAPRLSEALAEMAEPGRVILVDLSGTVFIDCAGLAPLAAACERQRQLGGDLVLDAPTAAVSRVIECTQLDKVVTVASGPSRSTSNYSRDVPTVHHRQLSDADRRRDAVLGAARTEFAEWGYHGATTAAIATRADISQSYIYALFPSKKDLFIACYRWHHRQIMDIMATAAEAPDLVQARARMNQSYADKVQNRNHFLFRLQATAAAASDEDIAAEVRQAFIEGSQKLVDLLDDDVEAAKAYIALSRLIDVAMAIELPRELWPALPAG; translated from the coding sequence GTGCCGACTCCCTTCGATCTGAAGACAGCGATGTACGATGGCCTCGCCGTGATGGCGGTGGTCGGCCAGCTCGACTGCGCCACGGCCCCACGTCTGTCAGAGGCACTTGCCGAGATGGCCGAGCCAGGCCGAGTGATCCTGGTCGACCTGAGCGGCACCGTGTTCATCGACTGTGCCGGGCTGGCTCCGCTGGCGGCGGCCTGCGAGCGTCAGCGCCAACTGGGCGGCGATCTGGTCCTCGACGCACCGACTGCAGCCGTTTCCAGAGTCATCGAATGCACCCAGCTCGACAAGGTCGTGACCGTGGCCTCGGGCCCGAGCAGATCCACGTCGAACTACTCTCGGGATGTGCCGACCGTCCATCATCGCCAGCTCTCGGATGCTGACCGTCGACGCGACGCGGTCCTTGGTGCCGCCCGCACCGAGTTTGCCGAGTGGGGGTACCACGGGGCGACGACCGCGGCAATCGCGACACGAGCCGACATCTCGCAGTCATATATCTACGCCTTGTTCCCCAGCAAGAAGGACCTGTTCATAGCCTGCTATCGGTGGCATCACCGTCAAATAATGGACATCATGGCAACCGCGGCCGAAGCGCCTGATTTGGTACAGGCGCGCGCACGGATGAACCAGTCGTACGCCGACAAGGTCCAGAACCGGAACCACTTTCTCTTCCGGCTGCAAGCAACCGCAGCAGCCGCCTCAGATGAGGACATCGCCGCCGAAGTACGGCAGGCGTTCATTGAAGGCTCTCAGAAGCTGGTCGATCTTCTTGACGATGATGTCGAAGCAGCGAAGGCGTACATCGCGCTCAGCCGGTTGATCGATGTCGCCATGGCCATAGAGCTCCCACGCGAGTTGTGGCCAGCACTCCCCGCGGGGTAA
- the typA gene encoding translational GTPase TypA gives MIPRADIRNLAIVAHVDHGKTTLVDAMLWQSGIFRANQDVVERVMDTMDLEREKGITILAKNTSVRHSGIKLNIVDTPGHADFGGEVERALAMVDGVLLLVDASEAPLPQTRFVLRKALERRLPVVVVINKIDRPDARPKEVVDEVYELFLDLDADEGQIEFPILYTNARVGTASTSPTEEGRDLEPLFAAIVEHIPPPSFEEGHPLQALVTNLDASPYVGRLAICRVVNGTIRKGQQIAWCRADGTVESVKVTELYVAEGLERVDAAEAGPGEIVAVAGISEVTIGETLADRDDPRPLPVLIVDEPSLAMTIGVNTSPLSGTSGTKLTARLLENRLDAELVGNVSLRVNPTARPDTWEVQGRGELQLAVLVETLRREGFELTVGKPQVVTREVNGKLHEPVERLSIDVPADFMGVVTQLLALRKGSMEQFVNHGTGWVRLEYSVPSRGLIGFRTEFLTETRGTGVLHHVFDRFEPWFGELRTRPTGSLVADRPGTTTTYSLLSLQERGTLFVGAGVEVYQGMIVGENARSDDMDINPTKERKLTNMRSSTAEELVRLIPPRQLSLEQALEFIREDECVEVTPAGVRLRKMVLDRSQRARGAARAKRDRL, from the coding sequence ATGATCCCGCGCGCCGACATCCGCAACCTCGCCATCGTCGCCCATGTCGACCATGGCAAGACCACGCTCGTCGACGCCATGCTCTGGCAGTCGGGCATCTTCAGGGCCAACCAGGACGTCGTAGAGCGAGTCATGGACACGATGGACCTCGAGCGCGAGAAGGGCATCACGATCCTGGCAAAGAACACCTCCGTGCGTCACAGCGGCATCAAGCTCAACATCGTCGACACGCCTGGTCACGCCGACTTCGGAGGCGAGGTCGAGCGTGCGCTGGCGATGGTTGACGGCGTCCTGCTGCTGGTCGACGCGAGCGAGGCACCGCTTCCACAGACGCGCTTCGTCCTCCGCAAGGCCCTGGAGCGTCGACTTCCAGTCGTGGTCGTCATCAACAAGATCGACCGTCCGGACGCCCGGCCGAAGGAGGTCGTGGACGAGGTGTACGAGCTCTTTCTCGATCTCGACGCCGACGAGGGTCAGATCGAGTTCCCGATCCTCTACACGAATGCCAGGGTGGGAACCGCCAGCACGTCGCCAACCGAGGAAGGTCGGGACCTGGAGCCGCTCTTCGCCGCGATCGTCGAGCACATCCCTCCGCCGTCCTTCGAGGAGGGGCATCCACTCCAGGCCCTGGTGACGAACCTCGATGCATCGCCCTACGTCGGGCGACTCGCGATCTGCCGGGTGGTCAACGGCACCATCCGCAAGGGCCAGCAGATTGCGTGGTGCCGCGCCGATGGCACCGTCGAGTCGGTGAAGGTGACCGAGCTCTACGTGGCCGAGGGACTCGAGCGGGTCGACGCCGCTGAAGCGGGACCCGGTGAGATCGTCGCCGTCGCCGGGATCAGCGAGGTGACGATCGGCGAGACCCTCGCCGACAGGGACGATCCCCGTCCCCTTCCGGTCCTGATCGTCGACGAGCCGAGCCTCGCCATGACGATCGGTGTGAATACCTCGCCTTTGTCCGGCACATCGGGGACAAAGCTCACCGCACGCCTGCTCGAGAACCGTCTTGATGCCGAGCTCGTCGGTAATGTCTCCCTCCGGGTCAACCCGACCGCCCGCCCGGACACCTGGGAGGTGCAGGGCAGGGGGGAGCTACAGCTTGCTGTGCTGGTCGAGACACTGCGGAGGGAGGGCTTCGAGCTCACGGTGGGCAAGCCACAGGTCGTCACTCGCGAGGTCAACGGCAAACTCCACGAGCCGGTCGAGCGTCTCTCGATCGACGTGCCCGCGGACTTCATGGGCGTGGTCACTCAGCTCCTCGCCCTGCGCAAGGGGAGCATGGAGCAGTTTGTCAACCATGGCACGGGGTGGGTCCGCCTCGAGTACTCGGTTCCGAGCCGAGGGCTCATCGGCTTCCGCACCGAGTTCCTCACAGAGACGAGGGGGACCGGTGTGTTGCACCATGTCTTCGACAGGTTCGAGCCGTGGTTCGGTGAGCTGCGAACCCGACCGACCGGATCGCTGGTCGCCGACCGCCCGGGTACCACGACCACCTACAGCCTGCTCAGCCTGCAGGAGCGGGGCACCCTCTTTGTTGGCGCGGGCGTCGAGGTCTACCAGGGGATGATCGTCGGTGAGAACGCCCGGTCCGACGACATGGATATCAACCCGACCAAGGAGCGGAAGCTCACGAACATGCGCTCGTCCACAGCGGAGGAGCTCGTCCGCCTCATCCCCCCTCGCCAGCTGTCGCTCGAGCAGGCGCTCGAGTTCATCCGCGAGGACGAGTGCGTCGAGGTCACCCCGGCTGGGGTGCGCCTTCGCAAGATGGTCCTCGACCGGTCCCAGCGCGCCCGTGGCGCGGCGCGAGCGAAGCGGGACCGCCTGTAG
- a CDS encoding adenylate/guanylate cyclase domain-containing protein, with protein sequence MTEKDSDSWEHAVELLRSAGSSTSSIDDAVAAGPDELALVVARHLTFPGSRYLQAADVWERAGVGEATARSLWRAMGFPDVPDEDRAFTDADVEALRVALRLFDQVDMSDVAMLQQARVMSQAVARIADSHQDVIAAMFSRPDPGSAAAEAVAIAGDALPALDHLLTYMYRRHLAAATEQRLLMGTEGGMGAINLSVGFADMTGFTEVSEALSAEELADTIEHFNAATADVIAELGGRVVKTIGDEVMFTTPDPARGAEVAVALLDAVSPDGGTPELRVGVATGPVLAREGDVFGTPVNLASRLVTIARPDSVLVDQASRDALVDDDRFELSTLAPRRLKGLGRVGAYRLRAAGT encoded by the coding sequence ATGACCGAGAAGGATTCCGATAGCTGGGAGCATGCCGTCGAACTGTTGCGGTCGGCCGGATCAAGCACGAGCAGCATCGACGATGCGGTGGCGGCCGGTCCAGATGAGCTGGCGCTTGTCGTCGCTCGGCACTTGACCTTCCCGGGATCTCGATATCTCCAGGCGGCAGACGTCTGGGAGCGCGCCGGCGTGGGGGAGGCAACTGCCCGGTCGCTGTGGCGAGCCATGGGCTTTCCTGACGTCCCGGACGAGGACAGAGCGTTCACCGACGCTGACGTAGAGGCCTTGCGCGTGGCACTCCGCCTGTTCGACCAGGTCGACATGAGCGACGTTGCCATGCTCCAGCAGGCCCGAGTCATGAGCCAGGCGGTGGCGCGCATCGCTGACTCGCACCAGGACGTCATCGCCGCCATGTTCAGCCGACCCGACCCTGGCAGCGCAGCAGCTGAGGCCGTTGCCATCGCGGGTGACGCCCTGCCGGCGCTCGACCACCTGCTCACCTACATGTATCGCCGGCACCTGGCCGCGGCGACGGAGCAGCGGCTGCTGATGGGCACCGAGGGCGGCATGGGTGCGATCAACCTGTCGGTGGGCTTTGCCGACATGACGGGGTTCACCGAGGTCAGCGAAGCACTTTCGGCAGAAGAGCTGGCAGACACGATCGAACACTTCAACGCGGCCACCGCCGACGTGATCGCCGAGTTGGGTGGGCGCGTCGTAAAGACCATCGGGGACGAGGTCATGTTCACCACGCCCGATCCGGCACGCGGCGCGGAAGTGGCCGTGGCCCTGTTGGACGCCGTCTCACCCGACGGAGGCACCCCGGAGCTGCGAGTCGGTGTGGCAACCGGTCCCGTTCTGGCACGGGAGGGCGACGTCTTCGGAACACCAGTCAACCTCGCCAGCCGCCTGGTGACGATCGCCCGTCCGGACAGCGTGCTCGTGGACCAAGCAAGTCGCGACGCCCTGGTCGACGACGACCGCTTCGAGCTGTCGACGCTGGCCCCGAGGCGGTTGAAGGGGCTGGGCCGGGTGGGCGCCTACCGCTTACGGGCGGCCGGCACCTGA
- a CDS encoding SDR family oxidoreductase, with product MSEPIGLPEPPPVGATALPPDTFSGRTVLVTGGGTGLGKATATEFARLGADIVLASRKAEHLSEGQDALAKLGTAVLTVQCDIRQPDQIAAAFDAAEADLHLPDVLVNNAAANFPVPTEEMSPNAWRTVVDITLNGTFFCAREFARRHMSAGTPGSIINIGASYAWTGGPGFAHSAAAKAGVKNMVETLAVEWGPYGIQVNGLVPGLFPHEDMTADIKGNLDRTNEKDRCQPAMRVGRLRELGWAATFLASPYARFVSGHTLVVDGANWQRRSLTNPEVVTVRDQMGRPPFEQ from the coding sequence ATGAGCGAACCGATTGGCCTGCCCGAGCCGCCGCCGGTGGGCGCCACAGCCCTCCCGCCGGACACGTTCTCTGGCCGCACCGTGCTCGTGACGGGTGGTGGAACCGGGCTCGGCAAGGCTACGGCCACCGAGTTTGCCCGCCTTGGTGCCGACATCGTGTTGGCCAGCCGGAAGGCCGAGCATCTCTCAGAAGGCCAGGACGCGCTGGCCAAGCTCGGCACGGCTGTTCTCACCGTTCAGTGCGACATCCGCCAACCTGACCAGATCGCCGCCGCCTTCGATGCCGCCGAAGCGGATCTCCACCTCCCGGACGTCCTCGTCAACAACGCGGCCGCGAACTTTCCCGTTCCGACCGAGGAGATGTCACCGAACGCCTGGCGAACCGTTGTCGACATCACCCTCAATGGCACCTTCTTCTGCGCCCGTGAGTTCGCTCGCCGCCACATGAGCGCGGGCACGCCGGGATCGATAATCAATATCGGCGCCTCCTACGCGTGGACCGGTGGCCCAGGCTTCGCCCATTCGGCTGCTGCCAAGGCCGGCGTGAAGAACATGGTGGAGACGCTCGCCGTCGAGTGGGGCCCCTACGGGATCCAGGTCAACGGCCTGGTACCCGGCCTGTTCCCGCACGAGGATATGACGGCCGATATCAAGGGCAACCTCGACCGCACCAACGAGAAGGACCGCTGCCAGCCGGCGATGCGGGTGGGTCGGCTGCGCGAGCTCGGATGGGCGGCCACCTTCCTCGCTTCGCCCTACGCCCGGTTCGTCTCCGGTCATACCCTGGTTGTCGACGGCGCCAACTGGCAACGCCGGAGCCTCACCAACCCCGAGGTCGTCACGGTCCGTGACCAGATGGGTAGGCCACCCTTCGAGCAGTGA
- a CDS encoding enoyl-CoA hydratase/isomerase family protein, with protein MADYETILYEELEGVAWVTLNRPEVHNAFNFLMQRELKDVWRSLRKNDDVRCAVLTGAGDKAFCVGIDRSEVMGGWDSVDDVEGTRGTGAGPASATPWHVDDPGENIGPKTNDLWKPVIGAINGMACGGAFYMLGEVDFIVAAEHATFFDPHVTFGMTACFESIHMLQKMPFGEIMRVALLGASERMTAQRAHQIGLVSEVVPAVGLHDAVKWAATEIAKAPAVAIQGTVRALWMGRELSRLQALDNGRMLVRLGSDPRSLFEGQQAFASGERTKPRTR; from the coding sequence GTGGCCGACTACGAGACGATCTTGTACGAGGAGCTCGAGGGCGTGGCCTGGGTGACGCTGAACCGCCCTGAGGTCCACAACGCGTTCAACTTCTTGATGCAGCGAGAGCTGAAGGACGTCTGGAGGAGCCTTCGCAAGAACGATGACGTTCGATGTGCGGTGCTGACTGGGGCCGGCGACAAGGCCTTTTGCGTGGGCATCGACCGCAGCGAGGTGATGGGCGGCTGGGACAGCGTTGACGATGTGGAAGGGACGAGGGGGACCGGGGCCGGGCCAGCCTCGGCTACGCCGTGGCATGTCGATGACCCCGGTGAGAACATTGGGCCCAAGACCAACGACCTATGGAAACCAGTCATTGGCGCCATCAACGGCATGGCTTGTGGCGGAGCCTTCTACATGCTGGGAGAGGTCGACTTCATCGTCGCCGCCGAGCACGCCACGTTCTTCGACCCTCATGTGACGTTCGGCATGACGGCATGCTTCGAGTCGATACACATGCTTCAGAAGATGCCGTTTGGCGAGATCATGCGCGTGGCCTTGCTCGGGGCGAGCGAGCGGATGACGGCGCAGCGCGCCCATCAGATAGGGCTGGTCTCAGAGGTGGTCCCCGCCGTCGGTCTCCACGACGCAGTCAAGTGGGCAGCGACCGAGATCGCCAAGGCCCCGGCGGTCGCCATCCAGGGTACGGTGCGCGCCCTCTGGATGGGCAGAGAGCTCTCTCGCCTCCAGGCGCTCGACAACGGACGTATGCTCGTGCGGCTCGGGAGTGACCCGAGGTCGCTGTTCGAGGGCCAGCAAGCATTCGCGTCGGGCGAGCGGACCAAGCCTCGCACCCGCTGA
- a CDS encoding protein kinase — translation MRVLDQRYELIDHLGSGAMASVWSAHDRRLAREVAVKMLSPQLASDPAFRQRFEREAVHVASLKHPNIVTVYDAGNEGDTYYIVMELVEGESLQDKLEATSPYLGVDRTEEIAAQLLAGLSHAHGKGIVHRDIKPANILMTIDGTAKLVDFGIARAAGDVARVTTMGEFMGTPAYASPEQLDARSATAATDLYSLGCVLYECLAGHPPFEAEVPVGVIAQHLQATPRSLRKERPEVPPALETLVLRALEKDPGRRFSSADDMSRALPAPNAAAMSDTSLSTVVLPRRTVEGGDQSDHAAPAPGQSPVRAIVVDDHPFFRDGVTRGLSESGRIEVVGEADNGADALEVIRRERPTVAVVDYQMPEMDGLDLVHAVVDEDLPTRVLLLSAVADSAVVFRALEEGAAGYLSKDARRKEIVDAVLRAAEGQTVLPPELAGELAGEIRHRARSQTSAPTDQEIEVLQAFARGRSIPQVAAELDLGVSAVRTQAQRLYEKLGVSDRTAAVAEAMRRGLLK, via the coding sequence ATGAGGGTGTTGGACCAGCGCTACGAGCTAATCGACCACCTCGGCTCAGGTGCCATGGCCAGCGTCTGGAGTGCCCACGACCGGCGGTTGGCCCGGGAAGTCGCGGTCAAGATGCTGAGCCCGCAACTTGCGTCGGACCCGGCCTTTCGACAGCGATTCGAGCGCGAAGCGGTCCACGTGGCATCCCTCAAGCACCCCAATATCGTCACCGTCTACGACGCCGGGAACGAGGGCGACACCTACTACATCGTCATGGAGCTGGTCGAAGGTGAGTCGCTCCAAGACAAGCTCGAGGCGACATCGCCGTATCTCGGAGTGGACAGGACCGAGGAGATCGCCGCCCAGCTCCTCGCCGGCCTCAGCCACGCTCACGGCAAGGGAATCGTGCATCGGGACATCAAGCCAGCCAACATCCTGATGACCATTGACGGCACGGCGAAGCTCGTCGACTTCGGCATCGCCAGAGCAGCGGGCGATGTCGCGAGGGTGACGACGATGGGCGAGTTCATGGGAACCCCCGCCTACGCGTCCCCAGAGCAGCTCGACGCACGGTCGGCCACCGCGGCGACGGACCTCTACTCGCTCGGGTGCGTTCTCTACGAGTGCCTCGCGGGTCACCCGCCCTTCGAGGCCGAGGTCCCGGTGGGGGTGATCGCCCAGCATCTCCAGGCGACACCTCGTTCCCTGCGCAAGGAAAGGCCGGAAGTACCGCCCGCGCTGGAGACGCTCGTCCTGAGAGCGCTCGAGAAGGATCCCGGCCGCCGCTTCAGCTCCGCAGACGACATGAGCCGGGCTCTCCCGGCCCCGAACGCCGCCGCCATGTCGGACACGTCACTGTCGACGGTCGTCCTGCCGAGGCGAACCGTCGAGGGCGGCGACCAGAGCGACCATGCCGCGCCGGCGCCGGGCCAGAGCCCGGTGCGGGCAATCGTCGTCGACGACCATCCGTTCTTCCGGGATGGCGTCACCAGAGGCCTGAGCGAGAGCGGGCGGATCGAGGTCGTCGGCGAGGCGGACAACGGCGCCGACGCGCTGGAGGTGATCAGGCGGGAGCGGCCCACCGTGGCCGTGGTGGACTACCAGATGCCCGAGATGGACGGACTGGACCTGGTGCACGCTGTCGTCGACGAGGACCTACCCACCAGGGTGCTGCTGCTGTCGGCTGTGGCCGACAGCGCTGTCGTCTTCCGTGCGCTGGAGGAGGGCGCCGCTGGCTACTTGTCCAAGGACGCCCGCCGCAAGGAGATCGTCGACGCCGTGCTCAGGGCGGCTGAGGGCCAGACCGTGCTCCCCCCTGAGCTGGCGGGCGAGCTTGCCGGCGAGATCCGACACCGGGCCCGCAGCCAGACCTCGGCGCCGACCGACCAGGAGATCGAGGTGTTGCAGGCGTTCGCCAGGGGCAGGTCCATCCCGCAGGTTGCCGCCGAGCTCGATCTCGGGGTGAGCGCGGTCAGGACCCAGGCCCAGCGCCTGTACGAGAAGCTCGGCGTCTCCGACCGGACGGCGGCGGTCGCCGAAGCGATGCGGCGCGGGCTCCTGAAGTAG
- a CDS encoding ATP-binding protein: protein MAEEMGEADPATSPELDAIVLEHAYNGVRLQLVLRGLLVVFVALTVAIVPPEHHALASYVIVSIYGLWAVGVAVWSERGGPAPVRFVWLALFVDVLALGGLTVLAGVAASQSWTADVLINGFFVIPLLAATQLRPGVCAAVVVPTVAVYLAVSIVTQSANGEPWSSVLLRALVLAGLGAGCIALTRIQQSRVATIGRLVGDRTSLLTEVMTTEDRERRQLAERLHDGALQYVLAARHDVEDVQSDPAALDRLDEALTESSRLLRSTVAELHPAVLERLGLAQALRDLARTTEARGGFAVTLELDGWEEGARSPADGLLYATARELLSNIVKHAGASAVHINLARSGELAQLVIADDGCGIPDGAVEASLDRGHIGLASHRVRLQAAGGGLSMTGASPSGTIATVDVPCAPTTANGRL from the coding sequence GTGGCCGAAGAGATGGGCGAGGCGGATCCGGCCACCAGCCCCGAGCTCGACGCCATCGTGCTCGAGCACGCATACAACGGGGTTCGCCTGCAGCTCGTCCTCCGTGGCCTATTGGTCGTGTTCGTGGCCCTGACGGTCGCGATCGTCCCCCCCGAGCACCACGCTCTCGCGTCATACGTCATCGTCTCCATCTACGGCCTGTGGGCGGTCGGCGTCGCCGTGTGGAGCGAGCGGGGGGGCCCGGCTCCGGTGCGGTTCGTCTGGTTGGCGCTGTTCGTCGACGTCCTGGCGCTGGGTGGCCTCACCGTGCTCGCCGGGGTGGCGGCGAGCCAGAGCTGGACGGCGGACGTCCTCATCAACGGCTTCTTCGTCATCCCCCTGCTGGCGGCGACCCAGCTTCGGCCGGGCGTCTGCGCAGCCGTTGTCGTTCCGACCGTCGCCGTGTACCTCGCGGTGAGCATCGTGACACAGTCGGCGAACGGGGAGCCCTGGTCGTCGGTCCTCCTCCGCGCCCTCGTCCTGGCGGGGCTGGGAGCCGGCTGCATCGCTCTCACCCGGATCCAACAGTCTCGGGTTGCGACGATCGGCCGATTGGTCGGAGATCGCACGAGCCTGCTCACCGAGGTGATGACAACCGAGGATCGAGAGCGTCGGCAGCTGGCCGAGCGTCTCCATGACGGCGCGCTGCAGTACGTCCTGGCGGCTCGCCACGACGTCGAAGACGTCCAGAGCGACCCAGCGGCGCTCGACCGTCTCGACGAGGCCCTCACTGAGTCCTCCCGGCTGCTCCGGTCGACCGTCGCCGAGCTGCACCCTGCCGTGCTCGAGCGCTTGGGCCTGGCCCAGGCGCTCCGAGACCTGGCCCGCACCACCGAGGCCCGCGGTGGCTTCGCCGTCACGCTCGAGCTCGATGGCTGGGAGGAAGGGGCGCGCAGCCCGGCGGACGGACTTCTCTACGCGACCGCCCGAGAGCTGCTCAGCAATATCGTCAAGCACGCCGGGGCCAGCGCCGTGCATATCAACCTCGCCCGCTCCGGCGAGCTCGCCCAGCTGGTGATCGCCGACGACGGGTGCGGGATCCCAGACGGTGCCGTGGAAGCGAGCCTCGATCGTGGTCACATCGGGTTGGCGTCGCACCGCGTACGACTCCAAGCAGCGGGTGGCGGTCTCAGCATGACCGGAGCAAGCCCGTCGGGCACGATCGCCACGGTCGACGTGCCCTGTGCGCCGACCACTGCCAACGGACGGTTGTAG
- a CDS encoding metallophosphoesterase — protein sequence MGLVRRAARRVLGNELPLVVPLTAAQVGSAGLRLAIAGDVGHPSAELELSVAAMVDEHARRPFDALVLLGDNIYPDGDPARVGEAVLDPLAPILGRGVVLVAVLGNHDVDRGQPDEVARRLGMPARWYERQFGPVQLLALDSTRAGDREQGAWLERTLAGSDATFRVVALHHPPYSAGWHGSSRDVRRSFGPAFVRHGVDLVLAGHEHDYQRSKPISGTVYIVSGAATHLRATGKRRFTAAAHARHHFLDLWVIDQQVIIQPVGHDRQPFDQTVLPIRGALASRSTWSGSA from the coding sequence ATGGGCCTCGTCCGCCGCGCCGCCCGCCGGGTACTGGGCAACGAACTGCCGTTGGTCGTTCCGCTGACGGCAGCCCAGGTTGGCTCGGCCGGGCTTCGCCTGGCCATCGCTGGAGATGTCGGGCACCCCTCCGCCGAGCTCGAGCTGAGCGTCGCCGCCATGGTGGACGAGCACGCCCGCCGGCCCTTCGACGCCCTGGTGCTGCTGGGCGACAACATCTATCCGGACGGCGACCCCGCCCGCGTCGGTGAGGCCGTCCTTGACCCGCTGGCTCCGATCCTCGGCCGAGGCGTCGTCCTCGTCGCCGTCCTGGGGAACCACGACGTGGACCGAGGCCAGCCTGACGAGGTCGCCCGCCGTCTCGGAATGCCGGCCCGCTGGTACGAGCGCCAGTTCGGGCCGGTGCAGCTGCTGGCGCTCGATTCCACCCGCGCCGGTGACCGCGAGCAAGGAGCGTGGCTCGAGCGAACACTCGCTGGTAGCGACGCCACCTTCCGTGTCGTGGCCCTCCATCACCCGCCATACTCCGCTGGCTGGCACGGATCGTCGAGGGACGTGCGGCGGTCGTTCGGGCCTGCCTTCGTGCGCCACGGCGTCGACCTCGTGCTCGCCGGTCACGAGCACGACTACCAACGGTCGAAGCCGATCAGCGGGACGGTCTACATCGTGTCCGGCGCCGCCACGCATCTCCGGGCCACGGGCAAGCGACGCTTCACCGCCGCGGCCCACGCCCGGCACCACTTCCTCGACCTCTGGGTGATCGACCAGCAGGTCATCATCCAGCCCGTCGGCCATGACCGTCAGCCCTTCGACCAGACGGTCCTTCCGATCCGTGGAGCCTTGGCCAGTAGGTCGACATGGAGCGGCTCGGCGTAG
- a CDS encoding DUF72 domain-containing protein → MTGRILVGTASWTDRSLIASGWYPEGVTSAEDRLRHYASRFRLVEVDSTYYALPRQVMARDWASRTPSDFTFDVKAFSLLTQHPARRQALPRGIEVESDKETVYLRHLDERGLGQLWDRFLDGVDPLRRTNKLGCLLFQFPPWFSSRSANREYVVDCADRAAADRIAVELRHPSWFRPEERDRTLSLLAEHSIALVCADMPQRVDKAIPRFAAATSTELAVVKFHGRNREGWKRSSFAGLTDYRYRPRELEGWIPDLRRLAEQAKEVHVVFRNMHGDNAVTNAEQLLERL, encoded by the coding sequence GTGACCGGACGCATCCTCGTCGGGACGGCTTCGTGGACGGACCGCTCGCTGATCGCCTCGGGCTGGTATCCCGAGGGAGTTACCTCGGCCGAGGATCGCCTGCGCCACTACGCCTCGCGCTTTCGACTGGTCGAGGTGGACAGCACGTACTACGCCCTTCCCCGCCAGGTGATGGCACGAGACTGGGCCAGCCGGACGCCGTCGGATTTCACCTTCGACGTCAAGGCGTTCTCACTCCTGACCCAGCACCCGGCGCGACGCCAGGCTCTGCCGAGGGGCATCGAGGTCGAATCGGACAAGGAGACCGTCTACCTCAGGCACCTGGACGAGCGCGGGCTCGGTCAGCTCTGGGACCGGTTCCTCGACGGTGTCGACCCGCTGCGGCGCACCAACAAGCTCGGCTGTCTCCTGTTTCAGTTTCCGCCCTGGTTCTCGTCGAGGAGCGCCAACCGCGAGTACGTGGTCGACTGCGCCGATCGGGCAGCCGCCGACCGCATCGCCGTCGAGCTGCGCCACCCGAGCTGGTTCCGGCCCGAGGAGCGTGACCGGACGCTCAGCTTGCTGGCCGAGCACTCGATCGCGCTGGTGTGTGCAGACATGCCCCAGCGGGTCGACAAGGCGATCCCTCGGTTCGCCGCGGCGACGTCCACCGAGCTGGCCGTGGTCAAGTTCCACGGGCGAAACCGAGAGGGGTGGAAACGGTCCTCGTTCGCCGGGCTCACCGACTACCGCTACCGGCCCCGCGAGCTGGAAGGTTGGATCCCGGACCTCCGTCGTCTGGCCGAACAGGCCAAAGAGGTGCACGTCGTGTTCAGGAACATGCACGGCGACAACGCGGTCACCAACGCCGAGCAGCTCCTGGAACGGCTGTGA